A section of the Halostella salina genome encodes:
- a CDS encoding NUDIX domain-containing protein, with protein sequence MVEVRALATDAVIVLDGEVVLLERAHSPFEGSWVLPGGLVEPDETAREACVREVNEEVGLDVAVEAFVGLYDDPDRDERGNVSAAYRCTPVSDDTPTPREEARQVGTFDPAALPEMGFDHEQIVTDALLD encoded by the coding sequence ATGGTCGAGGTTCGAGCACTCGCGACCGACGCGGTGATCGTGCTCGACGGAGAGGTGGTGCTTCTCGAACGGGCACACTCACCCTTCGAGGGCAGCTGGGTTCTTCCGGGCGGTCTTGTCGAACCTGACGAAACCGCACGAGAGGCCTGTGTCCGTGAGGTGAACGAGGAGGTCGGTCTCGATGTTGCGGTTGAGGCCTTCGTCGGACTCTACGACGATCCGGATCGGGACGAGCGGGGAAACGTCAGCGCGGCGTACCGATGTACGCCTGTCTCCGACGACACACCGACGCCGCGTGAGGAAGCACGGCAGGTGGGGACGTTCGACCCGGCCGCTCTGCCGGAGATGGGCTTCGACCACGAGCAGATCGTCACTGACGCGCTCCTTGACTGA
- a CDS encoding DUF7837 family putative zinc-binding protein codes for MWNLEPCHTLQVPPFPIPMSNTASELGTCPFCGSAVPAEAVLIEYEAEDETQVFAECYECGEPVRPQ; via the coding sequence ATGTGGAACTTGGAACCTTGTCACACGCTCCAAGTTCCCCCTTTCCCAATCCCTATGTCGAACACAGCGTCGGAACTTGGCACGTGTCCGTTCTGCGGGTCGGCTGTCCCAGCGGAAGCTGTGCTCATCGAGTACGAGGCTGAGGACGAGACACAGGTTTTCGCGGAATGCTACGAGTGTGGGGAACCGGTTCGGCCACAATAA
- a CDS encoding HNH endonuclease, translated as MSDRLPSDWDSRRKKVYRRDGYTCQHCGAKGGQNGDTELHAHHIVPKSRGGSHHLNNLVTVCRDCHKAIHGDFIAPSPREQLDQMDKIGQLSISILREQKDLLGTLDEFVQHIVGVMGGKRAPDAETYLESRRDIRLGNDRVKGVIENAKKLDTSSVPEEISSEYNQLVRTAEELSENFVECVQRAESCFNHSGRCHICFEEIDRSDEICSECGAELDTSEVEYREDGRFDADPLVNDLSDYLTESADLLTKMSGNLDSIVEKKE; from the coding sequence ATGTCGGATCGGCTTCCGTCTGATTGGGATTCACGGCGAAAAAAGGTCTATAGACGTGATGGATATACCTGTCAGCACTGCGGTGCTAAAGGAGGTCAGAATGGCGATACAGAGTTACATGCACATCATATTGTTCCAAAATCCCGTGGAGGTAGCCATCATCTGAATAATTTGGTAACTGTCTGCCGTGACTGTCATAAAGCGATACATGGAGACTTTATCGCTCCGAGTCCAAGAGAGCAGTTAGACCAAATGGACAAGATTGGACAGCTCAGTATTTCTATCCTCCGTGAGCAAAAAGATCTTCTTGGAACCCTCGATGAATTCGTACAACATATTGTAGGTGTTATGGGGGGTAAGCGAGCACCTGATGCTGAGACCTACTTGGAATCTCGAAGAGATATTCGACTAGGAAATGATCGTGTTAAGGGCGTAATTGAGAACGCGAAGAAATTAGACACCAGTTCCGTCCCTGAAGAAATATCCTCTGAATATAATCAATTGGTTCGTACTGCAGAGGAGTTATCTGAGAATTTTGTGGAATGTGTTCAGAGAGCGGAATCCTGCTTCAATCACTCAGGAAGGTGCCATATATGTTTTGAAGAGATAGATAGAAGTGATGAGATATGCTCGGAGTGTGGAGCAGAGCTCGATACCTCTGAGGTGGAATATCGAGAAGATGGGAGATTTGATGCTGATCCTTTAGTTAATGACTTGAGTGACTATCTAACTGAGTCTGCAGACTTATTGACAAAAATGTCAGGGAATTTGGACTCAATAGTTGAGAAAAAAGAGTAG
- a CDS encoding DUF790 family protein produces MLTADLARSRTTDDEVQPLFIDSSEERYRETARELIDLFDVHLGEPKGDLEDEIDELTVANTDYKIIQGLAKLLRDESEFETMTPVEPREIRQRLFEKANEQYPIVRQPTLGEDTQKLEVYSSVADKLGISLEECYTGMYADLERNKRLVRFGNRVHEEYATDESGSSTTQLTGQSDDRYREDDITVGWLLDRYNLALAQAVLYDATEMRIRVWDHFGTVFSYVKLFGLMHRIYPIDAEGERVAGTDRADGYEAVLDGPASLFSQTRKYGIRLANFLPALPLCDRWEMEAAIADDDAVSRTRTLALDHTDSLSSHYSTGDEFDSDVERTLASKWERANTEWELVREDDVLDLGEEVMLPDFAVEHPDGRRALLEIVGFWTPEYLDEKLSKIRDADVDNLVVAVSERLDCAEEDFGDTADRVLWFKSGIHVYDVVELVEEHAVEVSAAQ; encoded by the coding sequence GTGCTGACAGCTGATCTCGCCCGCTCGCGCACCACCGACGACGAGGTGCAACCCCTGTTCATCGATTCTAGCGAGGAGAGGTATCGAGAGACGGCCCGCGAGCTGATCGACCTGTTCGATGTACATCTGGGCGAACCGAAAGGCGACCTCGAGGACGAGATTGACGAGCTGACCGTCGCCAACACGGACTACAAGATCATCCAAGGACTGGCGAAGCTGCTGCGAGACGAGTCCGAGTTCGAGACCATGACGCCCGTCGAACCGCGAGAGATTCGCCAGCGACTCTTCGAGAAAGCCAACGAGCAGTATCCGATCGTGCGCCAACCCACGCTCGGCGAGGACACCCAGAAGTTGGAGGTGTACAGCTCCGTGGCCGACAAGCTGGGCATCTCGCTGGAGGAGTGCTACACGGGGATGTACGCGGACTTGGAGCGCAACAAGCGCCTCGTTCGATTCGGGAACCGCGTTCACGAGGAGTACGCTACCGACGAGAGCGGCTCGTCAACCACTCAGCTCACGGGCCAGTCCGACGACCGCTACCGCGAGGACGACATCACGGTCGGCTGGTTGCTCGACCGCTACAATCTCGCGCTCGCGCAGGCCGTGCTGTACGACGCCACGGAGATGCGCATCCGCGTGTGGGATCACTTCGGGACGGTGTTCAGCTACGTGAAGCTGTTCGGGCTGATGCATCGCATCTATCCCATCGACGCAGAGGGCGAGCGCGTCGCGGGGACGGATCGAGCCGACGGATACGAGGCCGTCTTGGATGGCCCGGCGTCGCTGTTCTCTCAAACGCGCAAGTACGGCATCCGGTTAGCGAATTTCCTGCCGGCGCTGCCGCTGTGTGACCGCTGGGAGATGGAGGCAGCAATTGCAGATGATGACGCAGTGAGTCGGACGCGGACGCTTGCGCTCGACCACACGGATTCGCTGTCATCGCACTACAGCACCGGCGACGAGTTCGACAGCGATGTCGAGCGGACGCTCGCTTCCAAATGGGAGCGGGCGAACACGGAGTGGGAGTTGGTGCGCGAGGATGACGTGCTGGATCTTGGCGAGGAGGTGATGCTACCGGACTTTGCGGTCGAACATCCCGACGGTCGCCGGGCTCTACTCGAAATCGTGGGGTTCTGGACGCCCGAGTATCTCGACGAGAAGCTGTCGAAGATTCGCGACGCGGATGTCGACAATCTGGTGGTGGCCGTCTCGGAGCGATTGGATTGCGCCGAGGAGGACTTCGGCGACACCGCCGACCGCGTGCTGTGGTTCAAATCCGGGATTCACGTCTACGATGTCGTCGAGTTGGTTGAGGAACACGCTGTCGAGGTCTCAGCGGCTCAGTGA
- a CDS encoding HNH endonuclease signature motif containing protein, which translates to MSISTRTAKKLWNAAGNECAHPECDHELIDFDSDSIVGEMCHIKARNPDGPRYDPEMSDDERNAYSNLILLCPTHHRIVDESPNQYPTELLREWKQEHEQGDGDTPELSTEQVEEMLSELQPEMLLVHVEEDDLEILRDVMDWQPSRTYPGKEDEFGMYPVVVSFDDLKDLLGRISALYRQEWNGEPMYRQSSDWTEEEVIAASTTAAHITRTALQYHQVEGSRRESEIIDSL; encoded by the coding sequence ATGAGCATCTCCACAAGAACGGCAAAGAAGCTCTGGAACGCGGCAGGGAACGAGTGTGCCCACCCTGAATGCGACCACGAGCTGATCGACTTCGACAGCGACAGCATCGTGGGGGAGATGTGCCACATCAAGGCACGGAACCCCGACGGCCCGCGATACGATCCCGAGATGTCCGACGACGAGCGCAACGCATACTCCAACCTCATCCTGCTCTGCCCCACGCATCACCGGATAGTGGACGAGTCGCCCAATCAATATCCCACAGAACTGCTCCGAGAGTGGAAGCAGGAACACGAACAGGGCGACGGCGACACACCCGAACTGTCGACGGAACAGGTCGAAGAGATGCTGTCAGAGCTTCAACCTGAGATGCTGCTCGTGCATGTGGAGGAGGACGATCTGGAGATACTGAGGGACGTGATGGACTGGCAGCCCAGCCGAACCTACCCGGGGAAAGAAGACGAATTCGGGATGTATCCCGTCGTCGTGAGCTTCGACGACCTCAAGGACTTGCTGGGGCGGATATCCGCACTCTATCGACAGGAGTGGAACGGCGAACCGATGTACCGACAGTCCTCGGATTGGACGGAAGAAGAGGTGATTGCGGCGTCAACGACGGCCGCCCACATCACCCGAACCGCTCTCCAATACCATCAGGTCGAGGGCAGTCGGCGCGAATCCGAGATCATCGACTCTCTGTAG
- a CDS encoding site-specific integrase: MRVKSTAGDSEYKLWLKPEEYEALCDVAEDRSHKHHSVALLGGSVGLRAQEMAAVRPEDMYADDGLYWLRVHEEAGKDTTGSGGKLRDAHIPQDAYVELLENRHKLGVEEDELLLGVTKSRVRDIVHELGDEMAARGDDVPGRSADWEKLSAHDLRRFFAQDRLVRKEMNPHTVMAIGGWSSLGAMEDYIKTPSDDVVADEIKRVGLS, translated from the coding sequence ATGCGAGTCAAGTCAACAGCCGGAGACTCCGAATACAAGCTCTGGCTGAAGCCCGAAGAGTACGAGGCCCTATGCGACGTTGCAGAGGACAGATCACACAAGCATCACTCCGTCGCGCTGCTCGGCGGCTCCGTCGGACTTCGAGCGCAGGAGATGGCGGCCGTCCGACCCGAGGACATGTACGCCGACGACGGTCTGTACTGGCTCCGCGTCCACGAAGAGGCGGGGAAGGATACCACCGGAAGCGGTGGGAAGCTCCGCGACGCCCACATCCCACAGGACGCGTACGTGGAGTTGCTGGAGAATCGGCACAAGCTGGGCGTTGAGGAAGACGAGTTGCTTCTCGGCGTCACGAAGAGCCGCGTCCGAGACATCGTTCACGAGCTTGGTGACGAGATGGCCGCCCGGGGCGATGATGTCCCGGGTCGGAGTGCGGACTGGGAGAAGCTGTCCGCCCACGACCTCCGTCGGTTCTTCGCGCAGGATCGACTCGTGCGGAAGGAGATGAACCCACACACCGTGATGGCCATCGGAGGCTGGTCGTCACTCGGAGCCATGGAGGACTACATCAAGACGCCCTCCGACGATGTTGTCGCGGACGAGATCAAGCGCGTCGGCCTGAGTTGA
- a CDS encoding DEAD/DEAH box helicase family protein, whose amino-acid sequence MRIKFDDGTLLLRDAPDGVPHAEWDDRVDEYRVQARHYRSIRKWAGEWDDATAEKEQLELHQSAEQEVDVTDKARAYPDLALTPAVQIESRDYQKAALDAWRDRGRRGSVVLPTGSGKTFLGIQAIADAGVATLVVVPTIDLMNQWHATLTNAFGDQLSQGIGVLGGGSHNVTPITVTTYDSAYRYIDEYGDRFGLLVVDEVHHLPAPTYQQIPEMMIAPYRLGLTATYERADDKHEVLEDLIGPVVYEEQVDDLAGEYLSEYETIHLSVDLTSEERERYDEEYQIYRDYVDSHDFDLWKETGYQEFLQRTSYDPQGRRALIAKQRAEKIARTAEKKLDTLDNLIKRHHDDRLIIFTANNEFAYDISKEFVVPCITHQTKTDERTEILERFKTGKYSMLATSQVLDEGIDVPAANVGIILSGSASKRQYAQRLGRILRPTEEREPARLYEIIAADTKENYVSQQRRQGVTGSADS is encoded by the coding sequence ATGCGCATCAAGTTCGACGATGGGACGCTCTTGCTCCGAGACGCCCCCGATGGTGTGCCTCACGCGGAGTGGGACGACCGCGTCGACGAATATCGCGTACAAGCCCGCCACTATCGATCGATCCGCAAATGGGCCGGTGAGTGGGATGATGCGACGGCCGAGAAAGAGCAACTAGAACTCCACCAGAGTGCGGAACAGGAGGTCGATGTCACGGACAAAGCGCGAGCCTATCCCGATCTCGCGCTCACGCCAGCCGTCCAGATCGAATCCCGGGACTATCAAAAGGCAGCTCTCGACGCGTGGCGCGACCGCGGCCGTCGAGGCAGCGTCGTGCTCCCGACCGGCAGCGGGAAGACGTTTCTCGGCATCCAAGCCATCGCGGACGCTGGCGTCGCGACGCTGGTCGTTGTGCCGACGATCGACCTGATGAATCAGTGGCACGCCACCCTTACCAACGCCTTCGGTGACCAACTCTCACAAGGCATCGGCGTCCTTGGCGGCGGCTCGCACAACGTGACGCCCATCACGGTCACCACCTACGACAGCGCCTATCGCTACATCGACGAGTACGGCGATCGGTTCGGTCTGCTCGTCGTGGACGAGGTGCATCACCTGCCAGCCCCCACCTACCAGCAGATTCCCGAAATGATGATCGCGCCGTACCGGCTGGGATTGACCGCCACCTACGAGCGGGCCGACGATAAGCACGAGGTGCTCGAAGACCTGATCGGCCCGGTCGTCTACGAGGAACAGGTGGACGATCTCGCCGGCGAATATCTCAGCGAGTACGAGACCATCCACCTCTCGGTCGATCTCACGTCCGAAGAACGCGAACGATACGACGAGGAGTACCAGATCTACCGCGACTACGTCGACAGCCACGACTTTGACCTCTGGAAGGAAACGGGCTATCAGGAGTTCCTCCAGCGCACCTCCTACGACCCGCAGGGACGACGGGCGTTGATCGCCAAGCAGCGTGCCGAGAAGATCGCCCGCACCGCGGAGAAGAAACTCGACACGCTGGACAACCTGATCAAGCGCCACCACGACGATCGCCTCATCATCTTCACCGCCAACAACGAGTTCGCCTACGACATCTCCAAGGAGTTCGTCGTCCCCTGCATCACCCACCAGACCAAGACCGACGAGCGCACGGAGATACTGGAGCGGTTCAAGACCGGCAAGTACTCGATGCTGGCGACGTCGCAGGTGCTGGACGAGGGCATCGACGTGCCGGCCGCCAACGTGGGTATCATCCTCTCGGGAAGCGCCTCCAAGCGGCAGTACGCCCAGCGGCTCGGCCGCATCCTCCGCCCGACAGAGGAACGCGAACCCGCCCGCCTGTACGAGATCATCGCCGCCGACACCAAGGAAAACTACGTCTCCCAACAGCGACGACAGGGGGTGACCGGCAGTGCTGACAGCTGA
- a CDS encoding ATP-binding protein has product MDAFVDRDADIAALQERYVTDEPSLITVWGRRRVGKTELVEHSIRDRDDVVYYQATETTKQVQLDDFVAEAARTFPGIERIRREWEDVLGYLIEQDALIVLDEFPFLIESDESLPSVIQRLWDHEVEGTSATLVLVGSSISMMKEKVMSGGSPLHGRFDMRLQLEELSFDAATEFFPDYDPEETVLAWGVFGGTPHYLQAVDDDRPLEENIRNAVLSKRGFLHDEPEYVLRTELENPNRYFSILKTIAAGNETPNEIAQAAGIDSDQISHYLKNLQDLEIVDREVPVTENPAQSRRGQYVLKDALFRFWFRFVYGQGDKYDRAGTDAYEELIEPHLADAISPKFEELCRTAVYNLYDEYTFDRVGGWWYQEQEVDVVGLTTGETMVAGECKFTSQPMGYDVLHDLERDVEDIRWTPQGGGDVTHEFCLFSRSGFNRSLIEAAEERDDLRLFSTEDIVTAF; this is encoded by the coding sequence ATGGACGCGTTCGTCGACCGCGATGCGGACATTGCGGCCCTCCAAGAGCGGTACGTTACCGACGAGCCCTCGCTGATCACCGTCTGGGGCCGCCGGCGTGTCGGGAAGACGGAACTGGTCGAACACTCCATCCGCGACAGGGATGACGTCGTCTACTACCAAGCCACGGAGACAACGAAGCAGGTGCAACTCGACGATTTCGTGGCAGAGGCCGCACGAACCTTTCCGGGTATCGAGCGAATCCGCCGCGAGTGGGAGGATGTCCTCGGCTATCTGATCGAGCAAGACGCGCTGATCGTCCTCGACGAGTTCCCGTTCCTGATCGAGAGCGACGAGAGCCTTCCATCGGTCATCCAGCGACTGTGGGATCACGAGGTCGAGGGCACGAGTGCCACGCTGGTGCTCGTCGGCTCGTCGATCAGCATGATGAAGGAGAAGGTGATGAGCGGCGGAAGCCCGCTTCACGGCCGGTTCGATATGCGCCTCCAGCTTGAGGAGCTGTCGTTCGACGCTGCCACGGAGTTCTTCCCTGACTACGATCCCGAGGAGACAGTGCTGGCGTGGGGCGTCTTCGGCGGGACGCCGCACTACCTGCAGGCCGTTGACGACGACCGACCACTGGAGGAGAACATCCGGAATGCCGTCCTCTCGAAGCGTGGGTTCCTCCACGACGAACCCGAGTACGTGCTGCGCACCGAGCTGGAGAACCCGAACCGTTACTTTTCGATCCTGAAGACGATCGCCGCCGGGAACGAGACTCCGAACGAGATCGCACAGGCAGCTGGCATCGACTCCGACCAGATCAGCCACTACTTGAAGAACCTGCAGGACTTGGAGATCGTCGACCGGGAGGTGCCGGTGACCGAGAACCCCGCGCAATCTCGACGCGGGCAGTACGTGTTGAAGGATGCGTTGTTTCGGTTTTGGTTCCGATTCGTCTACGGGCAGGGCGATAAGTACGACCGGGCAGGCACCGACGCCTATGAGGAGTTGATCGAACCACACCTCGCCGACGCGATCAGTCCGAAATTCGAGGAATTGTGTCGAACCGCCGTGTACAATCTCTACGACGAGTACACGTTCGATCGCGTCGGTGGCTGGTGGTATCAGGAGCAGGAGGTCGACGTGGTCGGACTGACAACCGGCGAGACGATGGTCGCCGGCGAGTGTAAGTTCACCAGCCAGCCGATGGGGTACGACGTGCTGCACGATCTCGAACGCGACGTGGAAGACATCCGTTGGACGCCGCAGGGTGGGGGAGACGTCACTCACGAGTTCTGCTTGTTCTCCCGGAGTGGCTTCAACCGGAGCCTGATCGAGGCCGCAGAAGAGCGCGACGACCTCCGTCTATTCTCGACCGAAGACATCGTCACCGCGTTCTGA
- a CDS encoding restriction endonuclease, which yields MSDAELLDDLSGFEFEDLMEDVFRNLGYENVRQAERTADKGRDILMEEVVDGTRRAVVVECKHTGSVGRPVVQKLHSAVSTFDFDGPKRGMVVTTGRFTAPAREYATNLREAGDPHPIELIDGTDLREIADEIGLDLYNGRIEIICDETLRPFDPTSGVDAPVREAFRDIDNIDAGEIPTPQARAEFQPVVLITADVDAVFETSVGVIHRIDETDRFVVHARRGRPDIMEGAVRRLIEENRRQTTELDEEEFADVFDTIDVHRFGQTETEYKDWAVDRLRERHTTTVSYTGDNNVTYTKTCEPNQSDISVQSITPIYLPEIRQTTHLQQYEYPYEYYAAGPSRVTVEDGIHRCVHCETAGQDTDYTFCTNCGSISCPDHIKTERLEQAPVCTGCAVTERFTLKTKYFYDEENLETFRAEYEEMPLHEKARENPPLVAGVLVSLLLALIFGLVSAGII from the coding sequence ATGAGCGACGCGGAACTATTAGACGACCTCTCCGGCTTCGAGTTTGAGGATTTGATGGAGGATGTTTTCCGCAATCTCGGCTACGAGAACGTTCGACAGGCCGAACGTACAGCCGACAAGGGACGGGATATCCTTATGGAAGAGGTCGTCGACGGAACGCGTCGCGCAGTCGTCGTGGAGTGCAAGCACACCGGTTCGGTCGGCCGGCCCGTGGTGCAGAAACTCCACTCGGCGGTGTCGACGTTCGACTTCGACGGCCCCAAGCGCGGTATGGTCGTGACGACGGGGCGATTCACTGCTCCGGCGCGGGAGTATGCGACGAACCTCCGCGAGGCCGGCGACCCCCATCCCATCGAACTCATCGACGGCACCGACCTGCGAGAGATCGCCGACGAGATCGGCCTTGATCTCTACAACGGCCGCATCGAGATCATCTGTGACGAGACTCTGCGCCCGTTCGATCCCACCAGCGGTGTCGATGCTCCCGTGCGCGAGGCCTTCCGCGACATCGACAACATCGACGCGGGTGAGATACCGACGCCCCAAGCACGGGCGGAATTCCAGCCGGTCGTCCTGATCACGGCAGATGTCGATGCTGTGTTCGAAACGTCGGTCGGCGTTATCCACCGCATCGACGAGACCGATCGGTTCGTCGTCCACGCTCGGCGGGGACGGCCCGACATAATGGAAGGGGCGGTTCGTAGGCTCATTGAGGAGAACAGACGCCAGACGACCGAGTTGGACGAAGAGGAATTCGCCGATGTGTTCGATACCATCGACGTTCATCGGTTCGGCCAGACGGAGACGGAGTACAAGGACTGGGCTGTCGACCGACTGCGGGAGCGTCACACCACGACGGTCTCCTACACCGGCGACAACAACGTCACCTACACCAAGACGTGCGAGCCGAATCAGTCGGACATCTCCGTGCAGTCGATCACCCCGATCTACTTGCCGGAGATCCGCCAGACCACACATCTCCAGCAGTACGAGTACCCCTACGAGTACTACGCCGCCGGCCCGTCACGCGTGACAGTTGAGGATGGCATCCATCGGTGTGTCCACTGCGAGACGGCCGGACAGGATACTGACTACACGTTCTGTACCAACTGCGGGAGCATCAGTTGTCCCGACCACATCAAGACGGAGCGGCTGGAACAGGCGCCCGTCTGCACGGGCTGTGCCGTCACCGAGCGATTCACGCTCAAGACGAAGTACTTCTACGACGAGGAGAATCTGGAGACGTTCCGTGCCGAGTACGAGGAAATGCCGCTTCACGAGAAGGCACGCGAAAATCCGCCGTTGGTCGCCGGTGTACTGGTGTCGCTACTTCTTGCGCTCATATTCGGTCTCGTCAGTGCAGGCATCATCTGA